The following proteins are encoded in a genomic region of Alteromonadaceae bacterium 2753L.S.0a.02:
- a CDS encoding phosphonate transport system ATP-binding protein translates to MIRFENITHSFQEGTKAVSSVSLQIEKGEFCVLLGPSGAGKSTLMNMVNGIVKPSEGRVSLNGTVLTRKNRVLVQRQVGMVHQQLNLVPRLSVLHNVLAGVLPEVGFLRCLFKVFPANLQRRACQLLSEVGLEEEHLYRRVTQLSGGQQQRVAIARAFMSNPAVVLADEPVASLDPAMSKTVLNNLKSAAQLHGATVICTLHQVEYALQFADRIVALRAGQVFFDGRPQDLDEATQEQLYRLSKATESKKNSRAREAA, encoded by the coding sequence ATGATCCGTTTTGAAAATATCACTCACAGCTTTCAAGAGGGTACAAAAGCAGTAAGTTCTGTCTCTCTGCAGATTGAGAAAGGTGAATTCTGCGTTTTGTTGGGGCCGTCGGGAGCTGGTAAATCGACGCTCATGAATATGGTGAACGGCATTGTCAAACCGAGCGAAGGGCGAGTGTCTTTAAACGGTACTGTGCTTACCCGAAAGAACCGTGTCCTCGTTCAGCGTCAGGTGGGCATGGTGCATCAGCAGTTAAACCTCGTACCTCGGCTGTCGGTATTGCACAACGTTTTGGCTGGCGTACTGCCAGAGGTAGGTTTTTTGCGGTGTTTGTTCAAGGTATTTCCCGCGAATCTGCAACGCCGGGCTTGCCAGTTATTAAGTGAAGTGGGCCTTGAAGAAGAACATTTGTACCGCCGAGTTACGCAACTCTCGGGGGGCCAGCAACAGCGTGTAGCCATTGCCCGCGCATTTATGTCTAACCCTGCCGTGGTACTTGCGGATGAACCTGTAGCCAGCCTCGATCCCGCCATGAGCAAAACTGTGCTCAACAATCTAAAAAGCGCTGCGCAGCTACACGGCGCTACGGTGATTTGTACCTTGCACCAAGTGGAATACGCCTTGCAATTTGCCGATCGAATTGTGGCATTGCGCGCGGGTCAGGTTTTTTTTGACGGGCGACCTCAAGACCTTGACGAAGCAACTCAGGAGCAGTTGTATCGTCTCAGTAAGGCCACAGAGAGCAAAAAAAATAGCCGTGCACGGGAGGCTGCGTGA
- a CDS encoding alpha-D-ribose 1-methylphosphonate 5-triphosphate synthase subunit PhnI: protein MAYVAIKGGAQAIANSEALFDYLRTREGETAQPLQTSSITHQLRLLHSRVLSEGGVYHPEAASLAIKQAQGDTLEAAFILRAYRSTLPRIAQTTAHNTLNMRLTRRISSAFKDIPGGQMLGATSDYQLRLLREQLRDENPENFRAVCRNWFADIAESDVPDCFPKVLAELQAQGLVAEPPQADPSADAFDITREPLSFPTTRSAALATMARAEQGALLALAYSNMRGYGDVHPTVAELRVGFLPVLLPHPITGKAMEVGEIEVTECEVVAMYQSPDQTSSGKPLFTLGYGACFGHNEVKAISMAILDRALQNGFEASPQNPSEDPEFVLLHIDGIDSMGFCTHYKMPHYVTFQSDMDRLRRAQKKIDSSETADNSHD, encoded by the coding sequence GTGGCTTATGTCGCCATCAAGGGGGGGGCACAGGCAATCGCCAACAGCGAGGCCCTGTTCGATTATTTGCGAACCCGCGAAGGTGAAACCGCACAACCTTTGCAGACTTCCAGTATCACCCATCAACTGCGTTTGTTGCACAGTCGTGTGTTGTCGGAAGGCGGCGTATATCATCCCGAGGCAGCGTCGCTCGCTATAAAGCAGGCGCAGGGAGATACTTTGGAAGCGGCCTTTATTTTGCGAGCCTACCGATCTACTCTGCCGCGCATTGCACAAACCACCGCACATAACACGCTTAATATGCGCTTGACGCGGCGTATTTCATCGGCATTTAAAGATATTCCCGGCGGTCAAATGTTAGGGGCAACAAGCGACTATCAACTGCGCTTATTGCGTGAACAATTACGCGATGAAAACCCCGAAAATTTTCGAGCGGTGTGTCGTAACTGGTTTGCCGATATCGCAGAAAGCGATGTGCCCGATTGTTTTCCTAAGGTTTTGGCAGAGCTTCAAGCACAGGGTCTGGTGGCGGAACCGCCACAGGCCGATCCCAGCGCTGACGCTTTCGATATTACCCGCGAACCCCTGAGTTTTCCAACCACACGCTCGGCGGCACTGGCAACCATGGCGCGCGCGGAGCAGGGCGCGCTTCTCGCGCTAGCCTATTCCAATATGCGTGGCTATGGTGATGTGCATCCAACCGTCGCTGAATTACGGGTGGGATTTTTGCCGGTATTGCTACCTCACCCGATTACAGGGAAGGCCATGGAAGTGGGTGAGATTGAAGTTACCGAATGCGAAGTGGTTGCCATGTATCAAAGTCCCGATCAAACATCCTCAGGTAAGCCATTGTTTACGCTGGGCTATGGTGCTTGCTTTGGGCACAACGAAGTGAAAGCGATCAGTATGGCAATACTGGACAGAGCGCTGCAAAACGGTTTTGAGGCTTCCCCCCAAAATCCCTCCGAAGATCCTGAATTTGTATTGCTGCATATCGACGGCATAGATTCCATGGGTTTTTGTACGCACTACAAAATGCCGCACTATGTTACCTTTCAGTCGGATATGGATCGCTTGCGCCGCGCTCAAAAAAAAATCGACTCGTCTGAAACCGCGGATAATTCACATGACTGA
- a CDS encoding phosphonate transport system substrate-binding protein, with protein MNWKKILLAAAVVMTFCHSAIATQVADGSKEHPLRVLMIPTDTGTNDITTDYAPVFNGITENYGIYFDLKAGASYAAVVEGMCNNQADIAWYGAVTFGQANTKCGVDLLAVDVLKGDSSYYSGIFVRKDSGIKSIAELKGKRMAFGSPNSTSSFNFPVAMLIANGVDPSKDLQRIIIAGSHSASLAALGEGKVDAAAASYNSFGKAVQNGVVDPKNFTALAKSQPIPNPPLAMNQNLSGDLKATLRKAFSEIHTKIDPAKIRGYGGAKVDRYDTEFEVAKILAALDKLAAVTDTVKAEMIDKAGK; from the coding sequence ATGAACTGGAAAAAAATTTTATTGGCCGCCGCTGTAGTAATGACGTTTTGCCACTCGGCAATTGCAACACAGGTGGCCGATGGCTCCAAAGAGCATCCGCTGCGTGTGCTTATGATTCCCACAGACACCGGCACCAACGATATTACTACCGACTATGCTCCGGTGTTTAACGGGATTACAGAAAATTACGGCATTTATTTTGATTTAAAAGCCGGCGCTAGCTACGCAGCTGTTGTCGAGGGCATGTGTAATAATCAGGCTGATATTGCCTGGTATGGTGCCGTTACCTTTGGTCAGGCCAACACTAAATGCGGTGTCGATTTGTTAGCGGTAGATGTTTTAAAAGGGGATTCCTCGTATTACTCGGGTATATTCGTTCGCAAAGACAGCGGTATAAAAAGCATAGCCGAGCTCAAAGGCAAGCGAATGGCTTTTGGCAGCCCAAATTCTACCTCTTCGTTTAATTTTCCTGTTGCCATGCTAATTGCCAATGGTGTCGATCCCAGTAAGGATTTGCAGCGTATTATCATTGCAGGTTCTCACTCGGCTTCCCTGGCCGCTCTCGGAGAAGGAAAGGTTGATGCCGCCGCAGCTTCTTACAATTCATTTGGTAAGGCTGTCCAAAACGGTGTGGTCGACCCGAAAAATTTTACCGCGTTGGCTAAGTCGCAGCCGATTCCCAATCCACCGCTGGCAATGAATCAGAATTTGTCGGGTGATCTCAAAGCTACTTTGCGAAAAGCATTTAGTGAGATCCACACTAAAATTGATCCCGCAAAAATACGTGGTTATGGCGGTGCCAAAGTTGATCGCTACGATACTGAATTTGAAGTCGCCAAAATTCTTGCGGCGTTGGATAAGCTCGCGGCGGTTACTGATACCGTCAAAGCTGAAATGATCGACAAGGCCGGAAAGTAA
- a CDS encoding phosphonate transport system permease protein, with the protein MTTPTLESTWSLWQLHRGVTPKKLFLSFVVFVLLSWSAHNTEMDRAFVETSGAVLSIFGIGNSQVLDGALRFGAQALPLQFSQRTATNRLEHFDPEKLPLFSYVEVAEDKYYDALSDTWSVETTEFLVEPVGYLGKVIRKMWETIEMGFWGTVLSVLISLPLGYMASSNYSPQRLVYFIARGWLSFHRAMPELIIALFLVLMYGFGPIAGVFALAIHTSGVLGKFFADEIENAPTGPQMALRATGANALKVMRFSVVPHVLPAWIAFVQYIFERNIRTATVLGIVGAGGIGVELKGRWDLFDYSHVATILMVIFLTVVALEFISQQLRKRAL; encoded by the coding sequence ATGACCACGCCAACGCTCGAATCAACCTGGAGTCTGTGGCAGCTGCATCGCGGTGTTACCCCAAAAAAACTATTTTTAAGCTTCGTGGTATTTGTACTACTTTCATGGTCGGCGCATAACACAGAAATGGATCGCGCTTTTGTGGAAACCTCTGGTGCGGTGTTATCGATTTTCGGCATTGGCAATTCGCAGGTACTTGATGGCGCGCTGCGGTTTGGCGCTCAAGCGTTGCCGCTGCAATTTTCGCAGCGTACAGCGACAAATCGCCTGGAACATTTCGATCCCGAAAAACTACCCTTGTTCAGCTATGTTGAAGTCGCGGAAGATAAATATTACGACGCGCTCAGTGATACCTGGAGTGTTGAAACTACCGAATTTTTAGTTGAGCCAGTCGGTTACCTTGGCAAAGTTATTCGGAAAATGTGGGAAACCATCGAAATGGGTTTTTGGGGAACGGTGTTATCCGTACTCATTTCACTTCCGCTTGGTTACATGGCGAGTTCCAACTACAGCCCACAACGCTTGGTGTATTTTATTGCGCGGGGCTGGCTAAGTTTTCATCGCGCCATGCCGGAGTTGATCATCGCATTGTTTTTGGTGTTGATGTATGGCTTTGGTCCAATCGCTGGTGTGTTTGCGTTGGCCATTCATACCAGTGGTGTACTGGGAAAGTTCTTTGCTGATGAAATAGAGAACGCACCAACGGGGCCTCAAATGGCACTGCGAGCAACGGGTGCAAATGCCCTAAAAGTAATGCGTTTTTCCGTGGTCCCCCATGTGTTACCAGCCTGGATAGCTTTCGTGCAATATATTTTTGAGCGGAATATTCGCACCGCGACGGTTTTGGGAATTGTGGGGGCAGGTGGAATTGGTGTGGAGCTCAAGGGGCGTTGGGACCTTTTCGATTACTCACACGTGGCCACCATACTCATGGTTATTTTTCTTACAGTGGTTGCTCTGGAATTTATTTCTCAGCAATTGCGTAAACGTGCCTTGTAA
- a CDS encoding alpha-D-ribose 1-methylphosphonate 5-triphosphate synthase subunit PhnH, with protein MHSLPEIWNAQTQQKNYRSLLNAMSRPGTCFPVWGCNSQSSVIAVLAALLDNAVTLADPDYLISDENIKLLQVRTALLHEADFVVALGETSPATHITPKLGTLTSPQDSATVILTVQNLSAGECELIVNGPGVNGEKKAMISGLDALWLQLRQEWNRDFPLGCDFILVSQQQVLALPRTSMAEFA; from the coding sequence GTGCATAGCCTGCCGGAGATCTGGAACGCACAGACCCAGCAAAAAAACTATCGTTCGTTGCTTAATGCGATGTCGCGCCCCGGCACTTGCTTTCCAGTGTGGGGCTGTAATTCACAAAGCAGTGTTATCGCAGTGTTGGCGGCGCTATTGGACAATGCCGTAACGCTGGCTGATCCCGATTATTTGATTTCTGATGAGAATATTAAACTGTTGCAAGTTCGCACGGCACTGTTACATGAAGCGGATTTTGTTGTGGCCCTGGGCGAGACTTCTCCGGCTACACACATAACGCCAAAACTCGGAACGTTAACCTCGCCCCAGGATTCCGCAACAGTTATTTTAACCGTGCAAAACCTCAGCGCTGGAGAGTGTGAACTCATCGTAAATGGCCCGGGCGTAAATGGTGAAAAAAAAGCAATGATCTCAGGGCTTGACGCGCTTTGGTTGCAACTTCGGCAGGAATGGAATCGCGACTTTCCATTGGGCTGTGATTTTATTCTCGTGTCACAACAACAGGTACTGGCTTTACCCCGTACCAGTATGGCGGAGTTCGCGTAG
- a CDS encoding alpha-D-ribose 1-methylphosphonate 5-triphosphate synthase subunit PhnG — translation MIDIPREQWQAALVSLPKQHIADFVASLPDRWQSTPLVVPQAGLAMLKMCESVRNENFNLGEFPLVHVSLRLTTDDGYSAEGAALLMDDDLQHAQHLALCDAILAAQLQGWKKVADLVCAGVENLAAIAKERKTYLSQTKVDFSRLEDAGDYSA, via the coding sequence ATGATCGATATCCCCAGAGAACAATGGCAGGCAGCGCTGGTGAGTCTTCCAAAGCAGCACATTGCCGATTTCGTTGCCAGCCTGCCAGACCGTTGGCAGAGTACACCCTTGGTAGTACCCCAGGCCGGTCTGGCGATGTTGAAAATGTGTGAAAGTGTGCGCAATGAAAATTTTAATCTCGGTGAATTTCCCTTGGTGCATGTGAGTTTGCGTCTAACGACAGACGATGGCTACAGTGCTGAGGGAGCTGCGTTACTTATGGATGACGACCTACAGCACGCGCAACATTTGGCACTGTGCGATGCCATTCTCGCGGCACAGTTGCAGGGTTGGAAAAAAGTTGCCGATCTGGTGTGTGCGGGGGTGGAAAATCTCGCAGCAATAGCCAAGGAAAGGAAAACCTATTTGTCGCAAACCAAAGTCGATTTTAGCCGATTGGAAGATGCTGGAGACTATAGTGCATAG